The genomic DNA TATCAACAAATTCGGAACAACCGTTGTTCTTGTAACGCACAACAGAGAAATAGTAAATAAATTAAAAAGAAGAGTAATAGTTCTTGATAATGGATTAGTGATTTCCGATGAAGAAATAGGAAAGTATGTTTTATAGTTTTAGACTTCTTGAAAAATAATCTTATGATTTTATCTTTACTTAGAGCAATAAAATTTAGTGTACAGGATTTTTATAGAAATATTTGGCTTTCGCTTGTGACAATTATTATTATTGTTTTAGCCTTGTTTTCTGTTAACATGCTTTTGACAGTTAAGGTAATAGGGGACACGGCGGTCCTGGCCATAAAGGATAAAATAGATGTTTCTTTATTTCTAAACACTGACGCAACTGAGGAGAGTGTTTTTTCACTAAAAACAACAATAAGTACTTTGGCACAAGTGGAGGAGATTACATATATTTCTAAAGATGAGGCCCTTGCTGACTTTAAAGAAAAAAATAAAAGTAATCCAGAACTTCTTGAATCACTAAAACAACTAGGAAAAAATCCATTAACTCCAACACTTGTTATTAAACCAAAAAATATTGATCACCTAGATGAACTTATTGCAAACTTAAATAAAATAGAAGACCCAATTATAGAATCACGTAATTTTACAAACTATAAATTAATGCTAAATAAAATAAACGGAATTACTGATAAAGTAAGTGAAGCGGGGATTCTTATAAGTATGATTTTTGTTTTTATCACCTTGCTTGTAGTTTATAATTCAGTGAGAGTTGCCATATATA from Patescibacteria group bacterium includes the following:
- a CDS encoding permease-like cell division protein FtsX — protein: MILSLLRAIKFSVQDFYRNIWLSLVTIIIIVLALFSVNMLLTVKVIGDTAVLAIKDKIDVSLFLNTDATEESVFSLKTTISTLAQVEEITYISKDEALADFKEKNKSNPELLESLKQLGKNPLTPTLVIKPKNIDHLDELIANLNKIEDPIIESRNFTNYKLMLNKINGITDKVSEAGILISMIFVFITLLVVYNSVRVAIYTHKTEIAVMKLVGASNSFVYLPYVFSALIYTIVGLLIIMLIFYPFLTLLQPYLATFFIGYNINIVSYFTSNVFQIFGLQFLVASTINVGASLIAVKKYANV